One window from the genome of Hyperolius riggenbachi isolate aHypRig1 chromosome 6, aHypRig1.pri, whole genome shotgun sequence encodes:
- the LOC137522302 gene encoding mucin-2-like, which produces MPGMHRDVTPPTVNSHQGNLTCRSCYAHNTGYCLLNSTMQCLDTQTHCVKYDLIKNGSMSMMESIQGCGTENSCKYGFTTVNVNNQHVDVNVSCVDGNIVHITTPSPTTATTTTPTTTSTTTPTTITTTHTTTTTTTPTTTTTTPTTTTTTTPTTTTTTPSTTTTTTPTTTTTTPSTTTTTTPTTTTTTPTTTTTTTPTTTTTTPTTTITTTPTTTTTTPTTTTTTTPTTTTTTPTTITTTTPTTTTTTTTTTPGTTTTPTTTTTTDTPTTTTTTTTTTPATTTTPSTTLTTTTPTTTTTPTTTTITTTTTPATTATPTTTTTTPTPTTTTTTIMTPATTTTPTTTSTTTTPTTTTTPTTTTTTTTTTPATTTTPTTTTPTTTVTTTTPTTTTATPTPTTTTTPTTTTTTTTTTPATTTTPTTTTTPTPTTTFTTTMTPATTTTPSTTSTTTTSTTTTTPTTTTITTTTPATTTTPTTTTPTTTVTTTTPTTTTVTPTPTTTPTTTTTTTKTTPATTTTPTTTTPTTTVTTTTPTPTTTTPNTTTSTTPPTTTTTTTTTPDITTTTPTPTTTTTILPTTTTTTTATPATNTTTPTPTTATPTTTTAITTTPSTITTPITTTPATASTTTSITPSPTSSNPTATTTTTTTNLAPITTIPITPTITTPTTTTSTPATTSAPTTSTGSNSSAATALPSITTTIDPKISTTNTLMVTAGLSSSDITSTITALSKSSTGMAMTSNISTTSLSSVGIATASLTFNTSSTSSYAKSNTSPPKVTSSINSTQSSSTKKATVYVSTTKSTASITKTARGSGANIINTTPSFQYLVRNKSDYTAEDNYDIDL; this is translated from the exons ATGCCTGGAATGCACAGGGACGTTACAC CTCCCACTGTAAATAGCCACCAAGGCAATCTGACCTGCAGATCGTGCTATGCACATAACACTGGCTATTGCCTGCTGAATAGCACAATGCAATGCCTGGACACTCAGACCCACTGCGTCAAGTATGACTTAATAAAAAACG GTAGCATGTCCATGATGGAGTCCATACAAGGCTGTGGGACAGAAAATTCCTGCAAATATGGCTTTACCACTGTGAATGTAAACAATCAGCATGTCGATGTCAATGTGTCTTGCGTTGATGGCAACATTGTACATATTACTACTCCCAGTCCAACTACCGCAACTACAACCACTCCCACTACCACCTCTACAACCACTCCTACTACAATTACAACCACTCACACTACCACAACTACAACCACTCCTACTACAACTACAACCACTCCCACTACTACAACTACAACCACTCCTACCACAACTACAACCACTCCATCTACTACAACTACAACCACTCCTACCACAACTACAACCACTCCATCTACCACAACTACAACCACTCCTACTACAACTACAACCACTCCCACTACCACAACTACAACCACTCCTACTACAACTACAACCACTCCCACTACCACAATTACAACCACTCCTACTACAACTACAACCACTCCCACTACCACAACTACAACCACTCCTACTACAACTACAACCACTCCTACTACCATCACTACAACCACtcccactactactaccaccaccactacAACAACACCTGGTACTACAACTACACCTACTACTACTACAACCACTGACAcccctactactactaccaccaccactacAACGACACCTGCTACGACAACTACACCTTCTACTACTTTAACCACTACCACCCCTACTACTACAACCACTCCCACTACTACTACCATCACCACTACAACAACACCTGCTACTACAGCTACACCTACTACTACTACAACCACTCCCAcccctactactactaccaccactatAATGACACCTGCTACTACAACTACACCTACTACTACTTCAACCACTACCACCCCTACTACTACAACCACtcccactactactaccaccaccactacAACCACACCTGCTACTACAACTACACCTACTACTACCACTCCCACCACTACTGTTACTACCACCACCCCCACTACTACTACAGCCACTCCCACCCCTACTACTACAACCACtcccactactactaccaccaccactacAACAACACCTGCTACTACAACTACACCTACTACTACAACCACTCCCACCCCTACTACTACTTTCACCACTACAATGACACCTGCTACTACAACTACACCTTCTACTACTTCAACCACTACTACCTCTACTACTACAACCACTCCCACTACTACTACCATCACTACAACCACACCTGCTACTACAACTACACCTACTACCACCACTCCTACCACTACTGTTACTACCACCACCCCCACTACTACTACAGTCACTCCCACTCCTACAACCACtcccactactactaccaccactacTAAAACCACACCTGCTACTACAACTACACCTACTACTACCACTCCCACCACTACTGTTACTACCACAACCCCCACTCCTACTACAACCACTCCCAACACCACAACTTCTACAACGCCTccaactactactaccaccactacAACCACACCTGATATTACTACAACCACTCCCACTCCCACCACTACTACTACAATCCttcccactactactactaccactacagcCACACCTGCTACTAATACAACTACACCCACTCCTACTACAGCCACTCCCACCACTACTACAGCTATCACTACAACCCCTTCCACTATTACTACCCCTATTACAACCACACCTGCTACTGCTTCTACAACCACTTCCATAACTCCTAGTCCAACTTCTTCCAATCCTACtgcaactactactactactactaccaatcTGGCTCCAATTACAACCATACCTATTACGCCTACAATCACTACTCCCACTACTACGACATCCACTCCTGCTACCACAAGTGCTCCAACTACTAGTACAGGCAGCAATTCCAGTGCTGCTACAGCCCTTCCAAGCATCACCACAACCATTGATCCCAAAATATCTACAACCAACACTCTCATGGTTACTGCAGGCCTATCCAGCAGTGATATTACTAGTACTATTACTGCACTAAGCAAGTCCAGCACTGGAATGGCCATGACCTCTAATATTAGTACAACCTCTTTAAGCTCTGTTGGTATTGCTACAGCCAGTCTCACATTCAACACAAGCAGTACATCCAGCTATGCTAAAAGTAACACTTCTCCCCCCAAGGTGACCAGCAGTATAAACTCTACACAATCCTCCTCTACGAAGAAAGCCACTGTCTATGTTAGCACCACCAAAAGTACAGCCAGTATCACAAAAACTGCAAGAGGCAGTGGTGCAAACATCATCAACACCACCCCAAGTTTCCAATATTTAGTCAGAAATAAAAGTGATT